A DNA window from Heliomicrobium undosum contains the following coding sequences:
- a CDS encoding pyridoxal phosphate-dependent aminotransferase has protein sequence MTAKKAESTPYRHGGDVWSAAQDGSVPMGEILDLSANINFLGLSPQVRQAIVEGIDQVVHYPDPKCRRLIDALADHLAVPPESICAGNGAVDLLDHWLHAVQARRVLIPEPGFGQYERAVAAQGGVAVRLPLDEKRQFRIDVEAWKKALHAEGCDTAILCTPHNPAGWVWTEKEKQAVLAHIESSPVRLLVDESFLDFLPDGRALSCCPQAAGNDRLAVLYSLTKFFAIPGLRLGALITDSDIIKGIVSRRDPWVVNHLAQAAGVAALADHDYHRKTWERLPQERNYLFQQLSELPGLSPLSSDSNFSLLNVAESGISSTGWTERLRGRGILVRNCNTFLSLGERYLRLAVRDKAATDRLIEAMRAVLAEEGML, from the coding sequence ATGACAGCGAAAAAAGCAGAATCGACGCCCTACCGGCACGGCGGCGATGTGTGGAGCGCCGCCCAGGATGGAAGCGTTCCGATGGGGGAGATCCTGGACCTGAGCGCCAACATCAACTTTTTGGGCCTCTCGCCGCAGGTGAGACAAGCGATAGTGGAAGGTATCGATCAGGTCGTCCACTATCCCGACCCCAAATGCCGTCGCTTGATCGATGCATTGGCCGATCACCTGGCGGTTCCGCCGGAATCGATTTGCGCCGGCAACGGCGCCGTCGACCTTCTCGATCACTGGCTCCATGCCGTGCAGGCCCGGCGTGTGCTCATCCCTGAACCGGGCTTCGGCCAGTATGAGCGGGCTGTGGCCGCCCAGGGCGGTGTGGCGGTGCGCTTGCCGCTCGACGAAAAGCGCCAATTCCGCATCGATGTGGAGGCATGGAAAAAAGCCCTCCATGCGGAGGGCTGTGATACGGCGATCCTCTGTACACCCCACAACCCGGCAGGCTGGGTTTGGACAGAGAAGGAAAAACAGGCCGTCCTGGCCCATATCGAATCATCGCCGGTCCGCCTGCTGGTGGACGAATCTTTTCTCGATTTTCTGCCTGACGGTCGCGCCTTGAGTTGTTGTCCCCAAGCTGCCGGGAACGACCGGTTGGCTGTCCTCTATTCTCTGACAAAGTTTTTTGCCATCCCCGGACTTCGCCTGGGCGCCTTGATCACCGACAGCGACATCATCAAGGGGATCGTCAGCCGGCGCGATCCCTGGGTCGTCAACCACCTGGCCCAGGCGGCGGGCGTTGCCGCGTTAGCGGACCACGACTATCACCGAAAAACGTGGGAACGGCTGCCCCAGGAGCGGAATTACCTCTTTCAGCAACTGTCAGAACTGCCTGGATTGTCGCCACTATCGTCGGACTCCAATTTTTCCCTGCTTAATGTCGCCGAAAGCGGGATCTCATCGACAGGTTGGACGGAACGGTTACGAGGCCGGGGCATTTTGGTTCGAAACTGCAATACCTTTTTATCATTGGGAGAACGCTATCTGAGACTGGCCGTCCGCGACAAGGCGGCCACCGACCGGCTGATAGAAGCCATGCGGGCGGTGCTCGCAGAGGAGGGAATGCTTTGA
- the cobC gene encoding alpha-ribazole phosphatase, whose product MTRVYLIRHGETEWNLARRYQGHSDVQLSEKGREQARLLVRRLAGEKIDRVFASDLSRAVETARAIAEGHNTALILEPRFRECNFGAWEGMTFTEIEKAYPEEIKTWHTAPGRLQLPGGESFAIVQCRAHEAMMELVKKHEGEGIAIVAHGGTIRTLLCAILEVDLDRAWQIRQENTALNIIEFYDGKGIIERINDVTHLIPGAFPGGKSGVE is encoded by the coding sequence TTGACCCGTGTCTACTTGATCCGCCATGGCGAGACGGAGTGGAACCTGGCCCGGCGTTACCAGGGACACAGCGACGTGCAACTGAGCGAGAAGGGGCGTGAGCAGGCCCGCTTGCTGGTGCGGCGCCTGGCCGGAGAAAAAATCGACCGTGTCTTCGCCAGCGACCTGAGCCGTGCCGTTGAAACGGCGCGCGCCATCGCGGAAGGGCACAACACCGCGTTGATCCTTGAACCGCGCTTCCGGGAGTGCAACTTCGGCGCCTGGGAAGGGATGACCTTTACAGAGATCGAGAAGGCCTACCCGGAGGAGATCAAAACCTGGCACACGGCGCCGGGTCGGTTGCAACTGCCGGGCGGCGAGAGTTTTGCCATCGTCCAGTGCCGCGCCCATGAGGCGATGATGGAGTTGGTGAAAAAGCACGAAGGGGAGGGGATCGCCATCGTCGCCCACGGGGGGACAATCCGGACCCTGCTCTGCGCCATCTTGGAAGTGGACCTGGACCGGGCATGGCAGATCCGTCAGGAAAACACGGCGCTGAACATCATCGAGTTTTACGACGGCAAGGGCATCATCGAGCGGATCAATGACGTGACCCACCTGATTCCGGGGGCTTTTCCCGGCGGCAAAAGCGGGGTAGAATAG
- a CDS encoding DUF1232 domain-containing protein, protein MPSLQSPGFWQRMRLLLNLPRSTRLLYALLRDNRVPLVNKALFLGLSLMYLLWPLDLLPDLVPLLGELDDITVILFLIDRFVASAPNYVVYEYLDRFE, encoded by the coding sequence GTGCCGTCCCTTCAGTCGCCCGGTTTTTGGCAACGGATGCGGCTGCTGCTCAACCTGCCCCGCTCGACCCGGCTTCTCTACGCCCTGCTGCGGGACAACCGGGTGCCGCTGGTGAATAAAGCGCTTTTTCTCGGCCTGAGCCTGATGTACTTGCTCTGGCCCCTTGACCTGCTTCCGGACCTGGTTCCCCTGTTGGGGGAGTTGGATGATATCACGGTCATCCTGTTTTTGATCGACCGGTTCGTCGCCTCTGCACCGAATTATGTGGTGTATGAGTATTTGGACCGGTTTGAGTAG
- a CDS encoding AAA family ATPase, protein MIAENQGQYIRSVRLRQSEVPTFSEYPFSLPAVRELKELKLHPKVTFFVGENGTGKSTLLEAIAVAVGFNPEGGTINFNFSTRDSHSELHRYLTIVRNHKKPKDGFFLRAESFYNLSTNIEELDSAPFGGSKVIDSFGGKSLHSQSHGEAFFSTFMNRFGGRGIYILDEPEAALSPTRQMAMVSRIHDLVQQSSQFIIATHSPIIMAYPDAIIFHFSENGIEVVEYEQTEHYRVTREFLMNRKKMLGILME, encoded by the coding sequence ATGATTGCGGAAAATCAAGGACAATATATTCGGAGTGTCCGACTCCGTCAAAGTGAAGTACCCACATTTTCGGAATATCCGTTTTCACTGCCTGCTGTAAGAGAATTAAAGGAATTGAAGCTCCACCCCAAGGTTACTTTTTTCGTAGGTGAAAACGGAACAGGTAAGTCAACACTTCTGGAGGCTATTGCTGTCGCTGTCGGTTTTAATCCCGAAGGTGGCACAATCAACTTCAATTTTTCAACCCGCGATTCTCATTCCGAATTGCACCGTTACCTTACAATCGTTCGTAATCACAAAAAGCCGAAAGATGGGTTCTTTTTAAGAGCAGAAAGTTTTTATAACCTGTCTACGAATATTGAAGAGCTTGATAGCGCACCATTCGGAGGCTCAAAAGTCATTGATTCATTTGGCGGGAAGTCGCTCCATAGTCAATCCCACGGGGAGGCTTTTTTCTCTACTTTTATGAATCGTTTTGGCGGACGTGGAATTTACATACTGGATGAACCGGAGGCAGCCCTTTCTCCTACCCGCCAGATGGCAATGGTTTCTCGAATCCATGATTTGGTTCAACAGAGTTCCCAGTTTATTATCGCTACCCACTCGCCGATTATCATGGCCTATCCGGATGCAATAATCTTTCACTTTTCAGAAAATGGCATTGAAGTGGTTGAATACGAACAGACGGAACATTACCGGGTGACAAGAGAGTTTCTGATGAATAGAAAAAAGATGTTGGGAATTTTGATGGAGTAA
- a CDS encoding copper amine oxidase N-terminal domain-containing protein, producing MNAKGGHIGNQKFIIWLVVFALTFAAMPSIAIGGSFSYGSAGTLSALFMPSLSPASGQRLGTVAVRVPAGAVKAGDSTLITLSPGVVYSSTHPFLTGTPDDPEVVNGVYVPPNNGGNVNGLAASDITLSSTGRANEFKMTANKGQSFVNEFLFYVFLGDVDIETSVTEAVIVTFSGSSFSGFPKGAVTVATVLSEGSVQVTVGDIAPSNDTFRLNLRIKEEIAASLRPGEGALKIRLPKGYVWSSRMAEQNVVMAASEGYRASAYGSLLWGDNLLFDIAVNREELSLTVHGLPGSPGRPTRQPSAWDLSGLTYEVSDRSQAQSGDIVATLSGASKVEPDRIVVGQYRDFGASASSLRVPTIIAGRSNQSAGDIQLKETVAGSLVMGRSLTLTLPEGAHWEPVFQALCVNPPQSPLNGNFSLPDFTSDGGLRVRFVSFSGADNRTARFQVLQSSTRAATVRLSDLAVAIKPGFSGPLSVAVGGTADVTGSLVIADVVPQATLGADVPNVAVGKGGQKGGAITISEPVPGALQKGTLRFSLPAGVRFDSFPTVSVDRGDLQIGQVSLEPSDSALSVTVTGQSSAVSGRIRIDGYTLSVDRTVPDGDVTLTVDGGGLMDDPVSRLWPGQAPRLAIAKAALLQPAPSYEARFVIGSRTYQVNGTAKTMDVAPYIHSDRTFMPVRFAAEGVGVDGTDMTWDGYSRTATLFKGNRVIQFRVGSNQLLVNGVAVEMDTAPEIVSDRVMVPVGWLAKALAVEAVWVGETRTAILRSTT from the coding sequence ATGAACGCCAAGGGTGGCCACATAGGGAACCAAAAATTCATTATCTGGCTGGTTGTCTTCGCCCTCACCTTCGCGGCCATGCCAAGCATTGCCATTGGCGGGTCCTTCAGTTATGGCAGTGCAGGAACCTTGTCTGCGCTTTTTATGCCCTCCCTCTCGCCGGCATCGGGCCAGCGTCTCGGCACAGTCGCTGTCCGTGTGCCTGCCGGCGCCGTGAAAGCCGGTGACAGCACCTTGATTACCCTTTCCCCCGGCGTCGTCTATTCATCCACACACCCCTTTCTCACCGGAACGCCCGACGATCCGGAGGTGGTCAACGGGGTCTATGTTCCGCCCAATAACGGCGGCAACGTAAACGGCCTGGCTGCCAGCGACATCACCCTTTCGTCTACCGGCCGGGCCAATGAGTTCAAAATGACGGCAAACAAGGGACAGTCTTTTGTGAATGAGTTTCTTTTCTATGTTTTTTTGGGTGACGTCGACATCGAGACGTCCGTCACCGAAGCGGTCATCGTCACCTTTTCCGGCTCCAGCTTCAGCGGATTCCCCAAAGGCGCTGTGACCGTAGCCACGGTGCTTTCCGAAGGATCGGTGCAAGTGACCGTCGGCGACATCGCCCCTTCGAACGATACCTTTCGCCTCAACCTGCGCATCAAGGAAGAGATCGCCGCCAGCCTGCGCCCTGGCGAAGGCGCGTTAAAAATCCGTTTGCCTAAAGGGTATGTCTGGTCAAGCCGGATGGCCGAGCAAAACGTGGTTATGGCCGCTTCAGAGGGCTATCGTGCCAGCGCCTATGGTTCTCTCCTCTGGGGGGACAATCTCCTCTTTGACATCGCCGTCAACCGGGAGGAACTCTCCCTCACCGTACACGGTCTGCCGGGCAGCCCTGGACGGCCCACCAGACAACCCTCTGCCTGGGACCTGTCAGGGCTGACCTATGAGGTTTCTGATCGAAGCCAAGCGCAAAGCGGCGATATCGTGGCCACCCTATCGGGCGCATCGAAGGTGGAGCCGGACCGGATCGTTGTCGGTCAATACCGCGATTTCGGCGCGTCAGCGTCGTCGCTGCGTGTTCCTACGATCATTGCCGGGCGGAGCAACCAATCCGCCGGCGATATACAATTGAAAGAAACCGTAGCTGGCAGCCTGGTGATGGGCCGGTCGCTCACCCTGACACTGCCGGAAGGCGCGCACTGGGAACCGGTGTTTCAGGCGCTTTGCGTCAACCCACCCCAAAGTCCACTGAACGGCAACTTCAGCCTGCCCGATTTTACGTCTGACGGGGGCCTGCGCGTCCGCTTCGTCTCCTTTTCCGGCGCTGACAACCGCACCGCCCGCTTTCAGGTGTTGCAGTCCTCGACACGAGCCGCCACCGTCCGCTTGTCCGACCTCGCCGTAGCGATCAAACCCGGTTTTTCCGGTCCCTTATCTGTGGCGGTGGGTGGAACAGCCGACGTGACCGGTTCGCTCGTCATCGCCGATGTCGTCCCGCAGGCCACGCTGGGGGCCGATGTCCCCAATGTTGCTGTGGGCAAAGGCGGTCAAAAGGGGGGCGCCATCACGATCAGCGAACCGGTTCCCGGCGCCTTGCAGAAGGGGACGCTCCGCTTCTCCCTCCCTGCCGGCGTCCGTTTCGATTCCTTTCCGACTGTCTCTGTCGACCGGGGCGATCTGCAGATCGGCCAGGTTTCCCTTGAACCATCCGATAGCGCCCTATCGGTGACCGTGACCGGGCAAAGCTCGGCTGTATCCGGGCGGATCCGCATTGATGGCTACACCCTATCGGTCGACCGCACCGTTCCCGATGGCGACGTGACGCTAACCGTCGACGGCGGCGGACTCATGGATGACCCGGTCAGCCGCCTCTGGCCCGGTCAGGCGCCTCGTCTCGCCATCGCCAAAGCCGCCCTGCTTCAGCCTGCTCCTTCATACGAGGCCCGTTTTGTTATCGGCAGCCGGACCTACCAAGTAAACGGAACCGCCAAGACGATGGACGTGGCCCCCTACATCCACAGCGACCGCACCTTCATGCCGGTCCGCTTTGCCGCTGAAGGCGTTGGCGTTGACGGCACGGACATGACTTGGGACGGCTACAGCCGGACAGCTACATTGTTTAAAGGAAACCGGGTCATCCAGTTTCGCGTCGGCAGCAACCAGTTGCTGGTGAACGGTGTCGCTGTGGAAATGGACACGGCGCCGGAAATCGTCAGCGATCGGGTGATGGTTCCGGTGGGCTGGTTGGCGAAGGCGCTGGCGGTCGAGGCTGTTTGGGTTGGTGAGACGCGGACGGCGATATTGCGCAGCACGACATGA
- the guaB gene encoding IMP dehydrogenase — MSGLLNIVEGLTFDDVLLVPAKSEVLPRDVDTHTWLTRRIRLNIPLMSAGMDTVTDSRMAIAMAREGGIGVIHKNMTIEQQAHEVDRVKRSEHGVITDPIYLSPQHKVTDALAIMERYHISGVPIANEEGKLVGILTNRDLRFETNFEKPIASVMTKDNLVTAPVGTSLAEAKEILRNHKVEKLSIVDNEGHLKGLITIKDIQKARQYPNSTKDERGRLRACAAVGVTADTMERAKALVSVGVDAIVVDTAHGHSRGVLNTVEKIKGEFPQIDIIAGNVATYEATADLIAAGADCVKVGIGPGSICTTRVVAGIGVPQITAIAECARAARERNIPIIGDGGIKFSGDVTKAIAAGANVVMIGSLLAGTEESPGDIEIYQGRSFKVYRGMGSLGAMKEGSKDRYFQEDDKKLVPEGIEGRVPYKGPLADTVFQLVGGLRSGMGYCGCVNIEDLMTKTRFIRITAAGLRESHPHDVTITKEAPNYSL; from the coding sequence GTGAGTGGCTTGCTAAACATTGTAGAAGGATTGACTTTTGATGACGTACTGCTCGTACCTGCCAAATCGGAGGTGCTTCCCCGGGATGTGGACACGCACACCTGGCTGACCCGGCGCATCCGTTTAAATATCCCGCTCATGTCTGCCGGCATGGACACGGTCACCGATTCGCGCATGGCGATCGCCATGGCTCGGGAGGGCGGCATCGGTGTCATCCACAAGAATATGACCATTGAGCAACAGGCGCACGAGGTTGATCGGGTGAAACGGTCGGAGCACGGCGTCATTACCGACCCGATTTACCTGTCGCCGCAACATAAAGTGACCGACGCGCTGGCGATCATGGAGCGGTACCACATCTCCGGCGTGCCCATCGCTAATGAAGAAGGGAAACTGGTCGGCATCCTGACCAACCGGGACCTGCGCTTTGAAACCAACTTCGAAAAGCCCATCGCCTCCGTCATGACCAAGGACAACCTGGTCACGGCCCCCGTGGGCACGTCCCTCGCCGAAGCGAAGGAGATTCTGCGCAACCACAAGGTGGAAAAGCTCTCCATTGTCGACAATGAAGGTCATCTTAAAGGCCTGATTACGATCAAGGACATCCAAAAGGCCCGCCAGTACCCCAACTCGACGAAGGATGAGCGCGGACGCCTGCGCGCCTGCGCCGCCGTCGGCGTGACGGCCGACACGATGGAACGGGCGAAGGCGCTCGTCTCCGTCGGCGTCGACGCCATCGTCGTCGACACGGCCCACGGTCATTCCCGGGGCGTCTTGAACACAGTGGAAAAAATCAAGGGCGAGTTCCCCCAGATCGACATAATCGCCGGCAACGTGGCCACCTATGAAGCGACAGCCGACCTGATCGCCGCCGGCGCTGACTGCGTCAAGGTGGGCATCGGCCCCGGCTCCATCTGCACGACCCGGGTCGTCGCCGGCATCGGCGTGCCCCAGATCACGGCCATCGCCGAATGCGCCCGCGCCGCCCGGGAACGGAACATTCCCATCATCGGCGACGGCGGCATCAAATTCTCCGGCGACGTCACCAAGGCCATCGCCGCAGGGGCCAACGTGGTCATGATCGGTAGCCTCCTGGCCGGCACCGAGGAAAGCCCCGGGGACATCGAGATCTACCAGGGACGGAGCTTTAAGGTCTACCGCGGCATGGGCTCTCTGGGCGCCATGAAGGAAGGCTCGAAAGACCGCTACTTCCAGGAAGACGACAAGAAACTGGTCCCCGAAGGCATCGAGGGCCGGGTTCCTTATAAAGGCCCCTTGGCTGACACGGTCTTCCAACTCGTCGGAGGTCTGCGCTCCGGCATGGGCTACTGTGGTTGCGTCAATATCGAAGACTTGATGACGAAGACCCGCTTTATCCGCATCACCGCCGCCGGTCTGCGGGAAAGCCATCCCCATGACGTGACTATCACGAAGGAAGCCCCCAACTACAGCCTCTAA
- a CDS encoding Cof-type HAD-IIB family hydrolase codes for MSPIRLVAMDLDGTLLDEKRRIPEPVTRRIAELRSKGVIFTVATGRIYPSALPYAKQLELQAPVITCNGAMIRHPADGLIICHRTVEAKQALAVLQFLKEKNSDALRYSFHGDEVYTDTPHEYTTSYERGLGLSFTFVDDLTAHLGKEPERHPTMFVLMTDPATTPALTQEILAHLNGAVTITNSHDYFIEILHPEASKGAALAQLAASFSIDRSEVLAIGDNQNDLSMIRWAGQGVFVANAPKALHHEADYVTSARNSMGVLEALNRFFP; via the coding sequence ATGAGCCCTATCCGGCTGGTGGCCATGGACCTGGACGGCACACTCCTTGACGAGAAGCGACGCATACCCGAACCGGTTACCCGGCGGATCGCCGAGCTTCGGAGCAAGGGCGTCATCTTTACCGTGGCGACGGGACGGATCTACCCTTCGGCGTTGCCCTATGCCAAGCAACTGGAATTGCAGGCGCCGGTGATCACCTGCAACGGCGCCATGATCCGCCACCCCGCAGACGGCCTCATCATCTGCCACCGGACAGTGGAGGCGAAACAGGCCCTAGCGGTGCTGCAATTTTTGAAAGAAAAAAACAGTGACGCCCTGCGCTATTCCTTTCACGGCGACGAGGTGTATACTGACACGCCGCATGAGTACACAACCAGCTATGAGCGTGGACTTGGCCTTTCTTTCACTTTTGTCGATGACCTGACCGCGCACCTTGGCAAGGAGCCGGAACGCCATCCGACCATGTTTGTCCTGATGACGGATCCGGCGACCACACCGGCGTTGACGCAAGAAATCTTGGCGCACCTCAACGGCGCCGTCACCATCACCAATTCCCACGACTACTTCATCGAAATCCTTCATCCTGAGGCGTCAAAAGGGGCGGCGCTGGCCCAACTGGCTGCGTCGTTCTCAATCGACCGGAGTGAAGTGCTTGCCATCGGCGACAACCAGAACGATCTGAGCATGATCCGTTGGGCCGGCCAGGGCGTTTTTGTGGCGAACGCGCCCAAGGCACTGCATCACGAGGCCGATTATGTCACCTCCGCTCGCAACTCTATGGGCGTATTGGAGGCCTTGAACCGCTTTTTCCCCTAA
- a CDS encoding ParM/StbA family protein yields MNMHAARVRQLPGFEPGEGKNLTVGLDIGFGYVKVVAGNGRWALFPSIVGEGRELHILSGFGSNDPMDNLVVDVDGRRYFVGNLALRETEAELDIDPDKIFNIDFEVLVYTALALVSDKPDQDVNIYLGLPINFYRTQKARFEDKLRAHQMSRFVKILGQDVRLIRIRNFEIFPQAGGAIFNQILDFRSEVRTPRLARGKIGIIDGGTKTTDCIYMEDLKFVDQRSYSVNDGGTHKILMDIRDFLMKNFDHYYPRLAEVDQMLRERKVEVKGKVYDLSSVIDASASRVARKIVREIAAKWPNHMEFRAMILVGGGGYVMHPFLKETFPDILLVQDEFEGEAVAGDWNVIQFANALGFLKLAVMRYGEKK; encoded by the coding sequence ATGAATATGCATGCGGCCCGAGTACGACAGTTGCCGGGATTTGAACCGGGCGAGGGAAAGAATCTGACCGTAGGGCTCGACATCGGTTTCGGCTATGTCAAGGTCGTTGCCGGAAACGGCCGCTGGGCGCTTTTTCCCAGCATCGTCGGCGAAGGCCGGGAACTGCACATCCTGTCCGGCTTTGGCTCCAACGATCCCATGGACAACCTTGTCGTTGACGTGGACGGACGGCGCTATTTTGTGGGCAATCTCGCCCTGCGCGAGACGGAAGCGGAACTCGACATCGACCCCGACAAGATCTTCAACATTGATTTTGAAGTGCTCGTCTACACGGCGTTGGCCCTGGTCAGTGACAAGCCTGATCAGGATGTAAACATCTACCTTGGTCTGCCGATCAACTTTTACCGTACCCAGAAAGCGCGCTTTGAGGACAAGCTCCGCGCCCACCAGATGTCCCGCTTCGTCAAAATCCTGGGACAGGACGTGCGGCTGATCCGCATCCGCAACTTCGAGATTTTCCCCCAGGCCGGGGGCGCCATCTTCAACCAAATCCTCGACTTCCGCTCCGAGGTCCGCACACCCCGGCTCGCCCGAGGCAAGATCGGCATCATCGACGGGGGAACGAAGACAACCGACTGCATCTACATGGAAGACCTGAAGTTCGTCGACCAGCGCAGCTATTCAGTCAATGATGGCGGCACCCACAAGATTCTTATGGATATTCGGGACTTTTTGATGAAAAACTTTGATCATTACTATCCCCGTCTCGCTGAAGTCGACCAGATGCTCCGGGAACGGAAGGTGGAGGTCAAAGGGAAGGTCTATGATCTCTCCTCGGTGATCGACGCGTCGGCCTCCCGTGTGGCGAGAAAAATCGTCCGGGAGATCGCGGCGAAATGGCCGAACCACATGGAATTCCGGGCCATGATCCTCGTCGGCGGCGGCGGCTATGTGATGCATCCCTTCCTAAAGGAGACCTTCCCCGATATCCTCCTCGTCCAGGACGAGTTTGAGGGTGAAGCGGTGGCTGGCGATTGGAACGTCATCCAGTTCGCCAATGCGCTCGGCTTCTTAAAACTGGCCGTCATGCGCTACGGAGAAAAGAAATGA
- a CDS encoding ribonuclease J, giving the protein MSIAQEPNGKASAIANGNPSTAGNGQGNAGAGGKGRGGANAHADGNGKGKASAKAVPTPIAVANGDATPAPAVVANGNAKAPVSRPKKNGYRPRRGKTKPKPKSTLPTVSVIPLGGVGEVGKNMLVIEYGDDIIVIDSGVKFPGEELLGIDLVIPDITYLVQNADKVRGIFLTHGHEDHIGGLPFTLKQIQVPVYGTRLTLGLVKNKLTEHGLIRDAKLHEITADDVVNVGAFQVEFFRVNHSIPDGIGIAVRTPAGLIVHSGDFKLDQTPVDDKVLEFSKLARYGDEGVMLFICDSTNVERPGYTPSERTVGDTFRSVFAKTDSRIIIATFASNVHRIQQVIDTAAEFNRKVAVVGRSMVTVVDVSQQLGYLNIPKGMLIEAEEIDRLPDNQVTIITTGSQGEPMAALTRMATNNHRQVAIRQGDTVIISATPIPGNEKLVSRTIDNLFRIGADVVYKEVANVHVSGHAAQQEIKLMLNFLRPKYVIPFHGEYRHQATFAKLGQTMGIPDEHILRVNIGERYEMNEEMVQMTGTVEAGSVMVDGIGVGDVGNIVLRDRHHLAQDGVVIAVVTIDKENGNVLAGPDLVSRGFVFVREAGDMLGEAKSRVKDALTGRNTGTTEWSVLKNLIRDTLNEFFYQKTKRRPIVLPIIMEI; this is encoded by the coding sequence ATGAGCATAGCACAGGAACCTAACGGCAAGGCAAGCGCCATTGCCAACGGCAATCCCAGCACGGCTGGCAACGGTCAAGGCAATGCCGGCGCTGGTGGCAAGGGGAGAGGCGGCGCGAATGCCCACGCTGACGGTAACGGCAAGGGGAAGGCCAGCGCCAAAGCCGTGCCGACTCCCATCGCCGTAGCGAACGGCGACGCCACGCCTGCCCCCGCAGTAGTTGCAAACGGCAACGCTAAGGCGCCCGTGAGCCGTCCGAAAAAGAACGGCTACCGTCCCCGCCGCGGCAAGACAAAACCGAAGCCCAAGTCGACCCTGCCGACAGTGAGCGTCATCCCCCTCGGCGGCGTTGGCGAAGTGGGCAAGAACATGCTCGTCATCGAGTATGGCGACGACATCATCGTCATTGACTCGGGCGTCAAGTTTCCCGGCGAAGAACTGCTGGGCATCGACCTGGTCATCCCCGATATCACCTATCTCGTCCAAAACGCGGACAAGGTGCGGGGGATCTTCCTCACCCATGGCCACGAAGACCACATCGGCGGTCTGCCCTTCACGCTTAAGCAAATCCAGGTGCCCGTCTACGGGACCCGGCTGACTCTGGGCCTCGTCAAAAACAAACTGACCGAACACGGCCTGATCCGCGACGCCAAGCTCCATGAGATCACCGCCGACGATGTGGTCAACGTGGGCGCGTTCCAGGTGGAGTTCTTCCGCGTCAACCACTCCATCCCTGACGGCATCGGCATCGCCGTCCGCACTCCGGCGGGGTTGATCGTCCACTCGGGCGACTTCAAGCTTGACCAGACGCCGGTCGACGATAAGGTCCTCGAATTCAGCAAACTTGCCCGTTACGGCGATGAGGGCGTCATGCTCTTCATCTGCGACTCCACCAATGTGGAGCGGCCGGGCTACACCCCGTCGGAACGGACCGTCGGCGACACCTTCCGCTCTGTCTTCGCCAAGACGGACAGCCGCATCATCATCGCCACCTTCGCCTCCAACGTTCACCGCATCCAGCAGGTGATCGACACGGCGGCCGAGTTCAACCGCAAGGTGGCTGTCGTGGGCCGCAGCATGGTGACCGTAGTCGACGTGTCCCAGCAGCTTGGCTACCTGAACATCCCGAAAGGCATGCTGATTGAGGCCGAGGAGATCGACCGCCTCCCCGACAACCAGGTCACCATCATCACCACCGGCTCCCAGGGTGAGCCGATGGCGGCGCTGACCCGCATGGCCACCAACAACCACCGCCAGGTGGCGATCCGCCAGGGCGACACGGTGATCATCTCGGCCACGCCGATCCCGGGCAACGAAAAACTCGTCTCCCGGACCATCGACAACCTCTTCCGCATCGGCGCCGACGTGGTCTACAAGGAAGTGGCCAATGTTCACGTCTCCGGCCACGCCGCCCAGCAGGAGATTAAGCTCATGCTCAACTTCCTGCGCCCCAAATACGTCATCCCCTTCCACGGCGAGTACCGGCACCAGGCCACCTTCGCCAAGCTGGGGCAGACGATGGGCATCCCTGACGAGCATATCCTGCGCGTTAACATCGGTGAACGCTACGAAATGAACGAGGAAATGGTCCAAATGACCGGCACTGTCGAGGCCGGCAGCGTCATGGTCGACGGTATCGGCGTCGGCGACGTGGGCAATATCGTCCTGCGCGACCGTCACCACCTGGCCCAGGACGGCGTCGTCATCGCTGTCGTCACCATCGACAAGGAAAACGGCAACGTCCTTGCCGGACCGGACCTCGTCTCCCGCGGCTTCGTCTTCGTCCGCGAGGCCGGCGACATGCTCGGCGAAGCCAAGTCCCGCGTTAAGGATGCATTGACCGGCCGCAACACGGGCACGACGGAGTGGTCGGTGCTGAAGAACCTGATCCGGGATACGCTGAATGAGTTCTTCTACCAGAAGACGAAGCGGCGGCCGATTGTGTTGCCGATTATCATGGAAATTTAA